Proteins encoded by one window of Paenibacillus sp. DCT19:
- a CDS encoding GAF domain-containing protein: MFQAVSYEGTRSEQHNAVLGQLSALIRDEPSAIANLANAAALLNVFLTDTNWVGFYLYDGKELVLGPFQGLPACIRIPLGRGVCGTSAAEKRTLVVDDVHAFPGHIACDAASNSEIVVPIIKNGELYGVLDIDSPIKNRFDDEDRIFLEQAVQLIVDQL; encoded by the coding sequence ATGTTTCAAGCTGTTTCTTATGAAGGAACACGAAGCGAGCAGCACAACGCCGTCCTGGGACAGTTAAGCGCTCTGATTCGCGATGAACCTAGCGCCATTGCCAATCTGGCAAACGCAGCGGCGCTGCTCAATGTATTTTTGACCGATACCAACTGGGTCGGCTTCTATCTGTATGATGGCAAAGAACTTGTACTTGGTCCATTCCAAGGACTGCCTGCCTGCATCCGTATCCCACTTGGACGCGGTGTATGCGGCACATCTGCTGCAGAAAAACGTACGCTCGTCGTTGACGATGTACATGCTTTCCCAGGCCATATTGCCTGTGATGCTGCATCCAACAGCGAAATCGTCGTACCGATTATTAAAAATGGGGAACTATACGGAGTACTCGATATCGACAGTCCGATTAAGAACCGTTTTGACGACGAAGACCGGATCTTCCTGGAGCAAGCAGTGCAACTGATCGTAGACCAACTGTAA
- a CDS encoding GNAT family N-acetyltransferase — translation MHVRSFQLSDASQMTELLQVALSEECYENTMGPFARQLSWDSDLIMVAEEEGDLVGALIGTIDQNQGCIYRIAVHPDYRRRGVGKKLVETMEQRFQQRKVSQIWVAGDEHNKVAMPLYEAMGYGANQIMSAFQKLSILSKA, via the coding sequence ATGCACGTTCGTTCCTTTCAGTTGAGTGATGCAAGCCAAATGACGGAGCTTCTCCAGGTTGCGCTATCGGAAGAGTGTTATGAGAACACGATGGGCCCGTTTGCCCGTCAATTGTCATGGGATTCTGACTTGATCATGGTTGCAGAAGAAGAGGGAGACCTCGTTGGAGCCTTGATTGGTACGATTGATCAAAACCAGGGATGCATTTACCGTATTGCGGTTCATCCAGACTATCGTCGCCGCGGAGTCGGCAAAAAACTTGTCGAGACCATGGAACAACGGTTCCAGCAGCGTAAAGTCAGCCAAATATGGGTTGCGGGAGATGAGCACAACAAAGTAGCCATGCCGCTATATGAAGCGATGGGTTACGGTGCGAATCAGATTATGAGCGCTTTCCAGAAACTCAGTATTTTGTCCAAAGCGTAA
- a CDS encoding YneF family protein, protein MEIVIPIITLIVGLVGGFFIGVFYLRKQLEKMQSDPDALQKMAKQMGYNLNGKQMQRAQQMMKNQQPGGKMPQPGQHPARKNSGRRR, encoded by the coding sequence ATGGAAATTGTAATACCGATTATTACATTGATTGTTGGTCTGGTCGGGGGCTTCTTCATTGGGGTGTTCTACTTGCGTAAACAGCTTGAGAAAATGCAAAGCGATCCAGACGCACTTCAGAAGATGGCGAAGCAAATGGGCTATAACCTGAATGGAAAGCAGATGCAGCGTGCCCAGCAGATGATGAAGAATCAGCAGCCTGGCGGTAAAATGCCTCAGCCAGGGCAACATCCTGCGCGTAAAAATTCGGGCCGCCGAAGATAA
- a CDS encoding superoxide dismutase produces MAFQLPALPYANDALEPHIDAQTMEIHHDRHHNTYVTNLNAALESAPELQEKSLEDLIANLDSVPESIRTAVRNNGGGHANHSLFWEIIGPNGGGAPTGDIAAAIDSELGGFDKFKEDFAKAATTRFGSGWAWLVVGKDGKLSITSTPNQDSPLFEGLTPVLGLDVWEHAYYLKYQNKRPDYIGAFWNVINWDEVNKRYAAAK; encoded by the coding sequence ATGGCTTTTCAACTACCGGCACTTCCTTACGCTAATGACGCACTGGAACCACATATCGATGCACAAACGATGGAAATCCACCACGATCGCCATCACAATACTTACGTAACTAACTTGAACGCAGCTCTGGAAAGCGCTCCTGAACTGCAAGAAAAAAGCTTGGAAGATCTGATTGCTAACCTGGATAGCGTACCTGAGAGCATCCGCACAGCGGTTCGCAACAATGGTGGCGGACATGCTAACCATAGCTTGTTCTGGGAAATCATCGGACCTAACGGCGGCGGCGCTCCAACTGGTGACATCGCAGCTGCAATCGACAGCGAACTGGGTGGCTTTGACAAATTCAAAGAAGATTTTGCTAAAGCAGCTACAACTCGTTTCGGTTCCGGTTGGGCATGGCTCGTTGTAGGCAAAGATGGCAAATTGTCCATCACTAGCACGCCTAACCAAGACAGCCCACTCTTCGAAGGTCTGACGCCAGTATTGGGTCTGGACGTATGGGAGCACGCTTACTACCTGAAATATCAAAACAAACGCCCTGACTACATTGGAGCTTTCTGGAATGTAATCAACTGGGATGAAGTAAACAAACGCTACGCTGCTGCGAAATAA
- a CDS encoding histidine kinase dimerization/phospho-acceptor domain-containing protein produces the protein MVALKDILLQMLLAGAAVFLIPLFHLGLIKQTMTKLERTGMMQLGLAITSALSMILCLLFALHANIVNIPISLSIVPLTLAILYCKPAIGLTLSILHLLTYCLFAYPYSLYGFLVQTGILLYPIVWLSARRFKHYTRTRKMTMVISITATGLVVASLLCIPLMGSDPSLTLFPSIMITLGYTLGAIMIAGCSVLWIEHMKHYRGLEHHLSEVHHQYILETEQLHQILNAVPLSIATVDKQGNVKFVNDTMEQTAKEQLPCTTTPDLIGHPASQFVEQAQADKMERSIHKALVHGEVDGLTVRYGSHVFQSRTVPIYAFSTDQSREVTGAMLIIQDITELEMLRSELDNVDRLSLVGQMAASITHEVRNPMAVVRGFLQLMQEKSPDTLDHYYRIVLEELDRANSIINDFLSLAQDRIAEKEEYQLHDIIHELSPLLWADANLRGQSIELMLAHNVPKLHLNSKEIKQVVLNLARNGMEAMCEKGY, from the coding sequence GTGGTTGCGTTGAAAGACATTCTTTTACAAATGCTGCTGGCAGGTGCAGCAGTATTCTTAATTCCCTTATTTCATCTTGGGCTCATCAAGCAAACGATGACCAAGCTTGAACGTACCGGAATGATGCAGCTCGGTCTTGCGATAACCAGTGCATTAAGCATGATACTTTGTTTGCTATTTGCCCTACATGCCAATATTGTGAATATTCCAATCTCCTTAAGTATTGTACCTCTTACACTTGCCATATTATACTGCAAACCCGCAATTGGCTTGACGTTATCCATTCTCCATTTATTAACCTATTGCCTCTTTGCGTATCCCTATAGTCTGTACGGATTTCTAGTTCAAACAGGTATTCTTCTCTATCCTATTGTATGGCTGTCAGCAAGACGATTCAAGCATTATACACGTACTCGCAAAATGACGATGGTCATCTCCATAACTGCAACAGGGCTGGTTGTGGCTAGCTTACTGTGCATTCCACTGATGGGCAGCGATCCCTCGTTAACTCTTTTTCCATCAATTATGATTACACTAGGTTATACGTTAGGCGCCATTATGATAGCAGGTTGTAGCGTCCTTTGGATTGAGCATATGAAACATTACCGTGGTCTTGAACATCACCTATCGGAAGTCCATCATCAGTACATATTGGAAACGGAACAACTTCATCAGATACTTAACGCTGTGCCTTTATCCATTGCTACTGTAGATAAACAAGGAAATGTGAAATTCGTCAATGATACGATGGAACAGACCGCGAAGGAACAGCTTCCATGTACAACCACGCCAGATCTGATCGGGCACCCAGCCAGTCAATTTGTAGAACAGGCTCAGGCGGACAAAATGGAGAGAAGCATTCACAAGGCACTTGTTCATGGTGAAGTCGATGGATTAACAGTACGTTACGGTTCCCATGTATTTCAATCAAGAACGGTACCTATCTACGCATTCTCGACCGACCAGTCTAGAGAGGTCACTGGAGCGATGCTGATTATTCAGGATATTACTGAATTGGAGATGCTGCGAAGTGAGTTGGATAATGTAGATCGTTTGAGTTTAGTGGGACAGATGGCGGCGAGCATTACGCACGAAGTAAGGAATCCGATGGCGGTTGTACGTGGTTTTCTTCAATTAATGCAGGAGAAGAGTCCTGATACGCTTGATCATTATTATCGCATTGTGCTGGAGGAGCTTGATCGGGCGAACAGTATCATTAATGACTTTCTGTCGCTTGCTCAAGATCGAATTGCTGAGAAAGAGGAATATCAGCTACATGACATCATTCATGAACTCAGTCCATTATTGTGGGCAGATGCGAACCTGAGAGGTCAGAGCATCGAGCTTATGTTAGCGCATAATGTACCGAAGTTACATTTGAATTCCAAAGAGATCAAGCAGGTTGTGCTTAATCTGGCTCGCAATGGGATGGAAGCCATGTGTGAGAAGGGGTATTAA
- a CDS encoding BrxA/BrxB family bacilliredoxin translates to MSMSFDQYMKDMVQPMRDELTRLGIQELRTPEEVEVSLPDAKGTALVVINSVCGCAAGQCRPGVAQALQNDLTPDHLYTVFAGQDKEATAKAREYFAPYPPSSPSIALMKDGELVHFIERHQVEDRSAEEIAAELTSVFDRYCR, encoded by the coding sequence ATGTCTATGTCATTTGATCAATACATGAAAGATATGGTTCAACCGATGCGGGATGAACTGACTCGCTTGGGTATTCAAGAACTGCGTACACCTGAGGAAGTCGAAGTAAGTCTGCCAGATGCCAAAGGTACAGCACTGGTTGTAATCAACTCGGTATGTGGATGTGCTGCTGGTCAGTGCCGTCCAGGAGTTGCTCAAGCATTGCAAAATGATCTTACACCAGATCACTTGTATACCGTATTTGCTGGACAAGATAAAGAAGCTACAGCTAAAGCTCGTGAGTATTTCGCACCTTATCCACCGTCTTCCCCTTCCATCGCACTGATGAAAGACGGAGAACTCGTTCACTTCATCGAGCGTCACCAAGTGGAAGATCGTTCCGCGGAGGAAATTGCTGCTGAGCTTACCAGCGTGTTTGATCGTTACTGCCGTTAA
- the lepB gene encoding signal peptidase I: MNSNNPSTKQVSSEERTELATANHPGTSWAAELWDWAKTIIIAFVVMMLLNLFVFNLSMVKGQSMQPTLVERDRLFVNKIGYDFGSPSRFDVIVLRDPSEGQEKKDFLVKRIVGLPGDTVEVREHHLYVNGERQTETYTDIEVQDPDFGPITLEPDHYFVMGDNRHEGKSKDSRVFGSITSGEIVGKAEFIFWPFSEMKKL; encoded by the coding sequence TTGAATTCCAACAACCCTTCCACGAAGCAGGTGTCTTCCGAAGAGCGAACTGAGCTGGCAACAGCGAATCATCCTGGTACTTCTTGGGCAGCAGAGCTATGGGACTGGGCCAAAACAATTATTATCGCTTTTGTCGTTATGATGTTGTTGAATTTATTTGTATTTAACCTATCGATGGTTAAAGGGCAGTCCATGCAGCCTACGTTGGTCGAGCGTGACCGTTTGTTTGTGAATAAGATTGGTTATGATTTTGGTTCACCATCTCGCTTTGATGTAATCGTCCTTCGTGACCCAAGTGAGGGTCAGGAGAAGAAAGACTTTCTCGTGAAACGGATTGTAGGGCTTCCCGGGGATACGGTTGAAGTGCGTGAACACCACCTGTATGTGAATGGTGAGCGGCAGACGGAGACGTATACGGATATTGAGGTACAAGATCCCGATTTTGGCCCGATTACGCTGGAGCCGGATCATTATTTTGTCATGGGGGATAACCGTCATGAGGGTAAAAGTAAGGATAGCCGTGTATTCGGAAGCATCACTTCTGGCGAGATTGTAGGTAAGGCTGAATTCATCTTCTGGCCATTTTCCGAAATGAAGAAGCTGTAA
- a CDS encoding MarR family winged helix-turn-helix transcriptional regulator, translated as MLELQEIETERSLHLYRTLAKTFKSVNEHAVSGSKVHGFNPTAYGLLEVLYMKGAQPIQQVGAQLLLQSGNVTYVIDKLEQKGLLHRKHCPQDRRIIFVELTEEGQRTMDDIYPGYAHKIDRAVSGLSEADKTILADLLERLASGADRLSANS; from the coding sequence ATGCTAGAATTACAAGAAATTGAAACAGAACGTTCTCTTCATCTGTACCGCACCTTGGCCAAGACATTTAAGAGCGTGAATGAACACGCTGTATCTGGAAGCAAAGTGCATGGATTCAATCCTACAGCATATGGTTTACTTGAAGTTCTGTATATGAAGGGGGCACAGCCTATTCAACAGGTTGGGGCACAGCTTCTATTGCAGAGTGGTAATGTTACGTATGTTATTGATAAGTTAGAGCAAAAAGGACTTTTACACCGTAAACACTGTCCTCAGGACAGACGGATTATATTTGTGGAACTAACAGAAGAAGGGCAACGCACAATGGATGATATCTATCCAGGCTATGCTCACAAGATTGATCGTGCCGTCAGCGGCTTGAGCGAAGCAGATAAGACGATACTCGCAGACTTACTGGAACGACTGGCGAGTGGTGCAGATCGGTTATCAGCCAATAGCTGA
- a CDS encoding S9 family peptidase, with protein sequence MSTVFELPTGDNSVIRGTTFLARQSAQGVIIVVHGYKGFKDWGMFPYAASQLSENYHVLTFNFSHNGVGEDLQQFTELEKFAINTYSQELSDLATVLEYVSRQPELGNLPVYLVGHSRGAGVSLVYALDHPEQIAGVCSWNGVTNLDLFTAEQKEEMRTHGRSYVTNGRTGQQMPLDVLILNDLDQHKARYAIIERLTQSTLPVVLIQGTEDSARLRDGSSTLVQARPDIPWHQIPGGTHTFNTVHPFQETTPQLEQAISETLRQIDEWNHSK encoded by the coding sequence ATGTCTACAGTGTTTGAACTACCCACAGGCGACAATTCCGTTATTCGCGGTACTACGTTTCTTGCCCGTCAATCGGCTCAAGGTGTCATCATCGTGGTTCATGGATATAAAGGCTTCAAAGACTGGGGCATGTTCCCTTATGCCGCTTCCCAATTAAGTGAAAACTATCATGTGCTGACCTTTAATTTCTCTCATAATGGTGTAGGGGAAGATTTGCAGCAATTTACCGAGCTTGAGAAGTTCGCCATAAACACCTACAGCCAGGAACTCAGTGATCTTGCTACCGTGCTTGAATATGTCTCCAGGCAGCCTGAGCTTGGCAATCTGCCCGTATATCTCGTTGGGCATAGCCGCGGTGCTGGTGTAAGTCTTGTGTACGCGCTGGATCACCCTGAACAGATCGCAGGTGTATGCTCATGGAACGGCGTTACCAACCTAGACTTATTCACTGCCGAGCAAAAAGAAGAAATGCGTACTCACGGCCGTAGCTACGTTACGAACGGAAGAACCGGACAGCAGATGCCTCTGGACGTATTGATTCTGAACGACCTCGATCAGCATAAGGCAAGGTATGCCATCATTGAACGTCTGACGCAATCCACACTTCCCGTCGTCCTCATTCAAGGGACAGAGGACAGCGCACGCCTTCGTGACGGCTCATCCACATTAGTACAAGCCCGTCCGGATATTCCGTGGCATCAGATTCCAGGAGGAACGCATACCTTCAACACCGTACATCCATTCCAAGAAACAACCCCACAGCTTGAACAAGCGATATCCGAAACCCTCCGGCAGATCGATGAATGGAATCATTCGAAGTAA
- a CDS encoding HD-GYP domain-containing protein, which yields MKYVNVESVEAGELLGKTVYSANGTVLLSAGVQLTVFMVNTLKRIGVTMLYIQDEAFKDVETEDILDEATKRAVINEMSVTLEAVRSGKDWSPKKVALSIDKLLNDVLNGRELLVQLTDIRTKDNAQYVHAMNVCLLSSVIGLNMGLNYNQLKDLAVGALLHDIGKVGEPPGGNSAANSSLHHTWRGFEVIKNKREFSLLVAHTALQHHEHVDGTGLPRGIKGSDIHVFAKIVSTANIYDNLINGLSGSSMLPHEACEEMMAMSGTRLDRDILIEFNKSVSVYPNGTAVRLSTKESGVIVRQHRGLPGRPVVRIARGSTRYSLDVIEIDLAEHTTVFIESVMT from the coding sequence ATGAAGTATGTAAACGTGGAGAGTGTGGAGGCGGGGGAGCTTCTGGGGAAGACCGTATATTCAGCTAACGGAACTGTTTTGCTGTCTGCCGGCGTCCAGCTTACCGTATTTATGGTTAATACGCTCAAGCGTATTGGCGTAACCATGCTATACATCCAGGATGAAGCGTTTAAAGATGTGGAGACAGAAGACATTCTGGATGAAGCCACGAAGAGAGCGGTTATTAATGAAATGAGCGTTACCCTAGAAGCGGTTCGTTCCGGAAAAGACTGGAGTCCGAAGAAGGTAGCGCTCAGCATTGATAAACTGTTGAACGATGTATTGAACGGACGTGAGCTGCTGGTTCAACTTACGGATATTCGCACGAAGGACAATGCACAGTATGTTCATGCTATGAATGTATGTTTGCTATCGTCGGTGATCGGACTGAATATGGGGCTTAACTACAATCAATTGAAGGATCTCGCTGTAGGTGCGCTTCTGCATGACATCGGTAAAGTTGGTGAGCCTCCGGGTGGTAACTCTGCTGCCAATTCCTCGCTTCATCATACATGGCGTGGATTCGAAGTGATTAAGAACAAACGGGAGTTCAGTTTGCTCGTCGCTCACACGGCTCTACAGCATCATGAACATGTCGATGGGACAGGATTACCTAGAGGCATCAAAGGCAGTGATATTCATGTATTTGCCAAAATTGTTAGCACAGCGAACATCTATGATAATCTGATCAATGGACTATCTGGAAGCAGCATGCTGCCACATGAAGCGTGTGAAGAGATGATGGCGATGTCAGGCACGAGACTGGATCGGGACATTTTGATTGAGTTTAACAAAAGTGTATCCGTTTATCCGAATGGAACCGCTGTACGACTCTCAACCAAAGAGTCTGGCGTTATCGTGCGGCAGCATCGTGGACTGCCAGGCCGACCTGTCGTGAGGATTGCACGCGGGAGCACGCGCTACTCTCTCGATGTTATCGAAATCGATCTAGCGGAGCATACCACCGTTTTTATTGAATCGGTCATGACTTAG
- a CDS encoding GNAT family N-acetyltransferase has product MYKCKGRIPELETGRLRLRKMRRRDAAQMFACWSDREVTRYMNLAPMVGATEAADMIGLLNHMAGEEDAIRWGIELKETGRLIGSCGFNTWQLEGAFRGEIGYELGRNYWRHGYMSEAFSVLLSFGYETMGLNRIEALVDPRNAPSGGFLENMGFTKEGLLRQIQHTSTGYKDMLMYSLLYDEWLRARNK; this is encoded by the coding sequence ATGTATAAATGTAAAGGTAGAATCCCTGAGCTTGAGACGGGACGTCTTCGCTTGCGCAAAATGCGTCGCCGTGATGCTGCACAGATGTTCGCGTGCTGGTCAGATCGAGAGGTGACCCGATATATGAATCTGGCCCCCATGGTTGGGGCAACTGAAGCAGCGGATATGATTGGTCTGCTTAACCATATGGCTGGAGAAGAGGATGCGATCCGTTGGGGAATAGAGCTGAAAGAGACAGGACGCCTTATTGGAAGCTGTGGATTCAATACATGGCAACTTGAAGGCGCGTTTCGCGGTGAGATCGGCTATGAGTTAGGACGTAACTACTGGCGGCATGGGTATATGTCGGAGGCGTTCTCGGTATTGCTGTCCTTTGGATATGAGACGATGGGACTTAATCGCATTGAGGCACTTGTGGATCCGCGTAATGCGCCGTCAGGTGGATTTCTGGAGAATATGGGATTTACGAAAGAGGGGTTACTTCGTCAAATTCAACATACGTCTACGGGATACAAAGACATGTTAATGTATTCTCTTTTGTATGATGAATGGCTGCGGGCGCGTAATAAATAA
- the acpS gene encoding holo-ACP synthase: MIVGIGNDVLEIARMHKLMSGRHAESFMNRILTPAEREIANQRGKRLIEFVSGRFAAKEAISKAFGCGIGGTMSFTDIEVLPDSKGKPVATLSAQAWERLDLPAEDRYMIHLSITHQTELAAAFAVVERMD; encoded by the coding sequence ATGATCGTTGGAATCGGAAATGATGTGCTGGAAATTGCACGCATGCATAAGCTAATGTCTGGGCGACATGCCGAGTCATTTATGAATAGAATTCTGACCCCGGCGGAACGGGAAATTGCGAATCAGCGGGGAAAACGGTTGATTGAATTTGTATCAGGACGTTTCGCGGCCAAAGAGGCGATATCCAAAGCATTTGGCTGTGGTATTGGCGGTACGATGAGCTTTACCGATATTGAAGTGCTGCCTGATAGCAAAGGAAAGCCGGTAGCAACCTTATCTGCTCAGGCTTGGGAGCGTCTTGATCTGCCAGCCGAGGATCGATATATGATTCATCTGAGCATCACGCATCAGACAGAGCTTGCGGCGGCATTTGCCGTGGTTGAGCGTATGGATTAA
- the folE gene encoding GTP cyclohydrolase I FolE, with protein MAGVKDYLNSKVSDNREKIEYHVEQILKLIGEDSTREGLLETPARVTRMYEEIFGGYEVDPRDVLGVTFDENHEELVIVKDIVYYSQCEHHMAPFFGKVHIGYVPSGKIVGLSKMARLVEAVTRRLQVQERITSQIADILTEAVEPHGVMVVVEGEHLCMCSRGVKKPGSKTVTSAVRGSFRENPAQRAEFLSLVKD; from the coding sequence GTGGCTGGCGTGAAAGATTATTTGAATTCAAAAGTATCCGACAATCGGGAGAAGATCGAGTACCATGTGGAACAGATCTTGAAATTGATTGGCGAGGATAGTACGCGGGAAGGGCTGCTTGAAACGCCTGCACGCGTAACCCGGATGTATGAAGAGATTTTTGGTGGGTATGAGGTAGATCCACGTGATGTACTGGGGGTAACCTTTGACGAGAATCATGAAGAGTTGGTTATCGTTAAGGATATCGTCTACTATAGCCAATGTGAGCACCACATGGCGCCGTTCTTCGGCAAGGTGCATATTGGGTACGTTCCAAGCGGCAAGATCGTTGGTCTTAGCAAAATGGCTCGTCTGGTGGAAGCGGTAACGCGTCGTCTCCAGGTGCAAGAACGTATTACATCACAGATCGCTGATATTTTGACAGAGGCAGTTGAACCTCATGGTGTTATGGTCGTTGTGGAAGGCGAGCATTTGTGCATGTGTTCCCGCGGCGTGAAGAAGCCGGGCAGCAAGACGGTAACGTCTGCCGTACGTGGTTCTTTCCGTGAGAACCCAGCACAGCGTGCTGAGTTCCTGTCACTTGTTAAAGATTGA
- the nadE gene encoding ammonia-dependent NAD(+) synthetase: MSLQQQIIAELKVKPSINVEEEVRTRVDFLKKYVKNSGTKGLLIAISGGIDSAVAAALCKKATDELTAENNQEYKTLGVFQPYGEQQDIDHSYAVAKAFDLKHVVETNIEDAVNEIALEVEQGFKSMGSPRHMTHQGKGNVKARTRMVMQYALAFEESLLVVGTDHASEAITGFYTKWGDGAVDITPLSTLNKRQVRQLAAHLGVPQEILDKAPSAGLWEGQTDETELGISYEANSDYLEGKQIDPAAQDKLEAFYTRTHHKRNAIPGI; this comes from the coding sequence ATGAGTTTGCAACAACAGATCATCGCTGAATTGAAGGTTAAACCAAGTATTAATGTGGAAGAGGAAGTACGCACACGTGTGGATTTTCTCAAAAAGTATGTAAAAAATTCCGGCACCAAAGGATTGCTAATTGCAATTAGTGGCGGTATCGATAGTGCTGTAGCGGCAGCGCTTTGCAAAAAAGCAACGGACGAGCTGACTGCGGAGAATAATCAAGAGTACAAAACGCTCGGCGTATTCCAGCCTTATGGTGAACAACAGGATATCGATCACAGCTACGCGGTAGCTAAAGCATTTGACCTGAAACATGTGGTGGAAACGAACATCGAGGATGCGGTTAACGAGATCGCACTTGAGGTAGAGCAAGGCTTCAAATCCATGGGTAGCCCGCGTCATATGACGCATCAAGGCAAAGGCAACGTAAAAGCAAGAACACGTATGGTTATGCAATATGCGCTTGCTTTTGAAGAGAGCTTACTTGTAGTCGGTACAGATCATGCTTCGGAAGCAATCACAGGCTTCTACACTAAATGGGGCGATGGCGCGGTGGATATTACACCACTTAGCACGCTGAACAAACGCCAAGTTCGTCAGCTCGCTGCGCATCTAGGTGTTCCGCAAGAGATTCTGGACAAGGCACCATCCGCAGGATTGTGGGAAGGGCAGACCGATGAGACGGAGCTGGGCATCTCGTATGAAGCAAACAGTGATTACCTGGAAGGCAAGCAGATTGATCCTGCTGCACAGGATAAGCTTGAGGCGTTCTATACACGCACACATCACAAACGTAATGCCATCCCTGGCATCTAA